One window of Deltaproteobacteria bacterium genomic DNA carries:
- a CDS encoding histone deacetylase encodes MTGHRTGIFYHPSYSRRSYLTVGARLADFPMVLDTILRSDRIKLYEPGPIPLDLLLKVHTPDMIEGVKRDPLCSTAWHSAMGVVMAGEKIAEGEIANAFAFIGAGGHHSGKSYFGGYCCFNDVALCIVNLREKHGLERFAIVDTDAHHGDGTRDLFSDDPDILHVCICGTDYESPDGTKVDVAYPSPWWGRGRGEDRRPMNDVYFELVEKHVPRRVREFKPDLLFWYFGFDTHRGDYGDIGLTAPCFMDIARLMLDVSEEACGGRLAVVLGGGSHTKLATSLIPPIIEGLAGLKTGEPPR; translated from the coding sequence ATGACCGGGCACAGGACGGGCATATTCTACCACCCCTCCTATTCGCGGCGCAGCTACCTGACCGTGGGGGCGCGGCTTGCCGACTTTCCCATGGTCCTGGATACCATCCTGCGAAGCGACAGGATAAAGCTGTACGAGCCGGGCCCCATCCCGCTCGACCTGCTGCTCAAGGTCCACACCCCCGACATGATCGAAGGGGTGAAGAGGGACCCCCTCTGCTCTACCGCATGGCACTCGGCGATGGGCGTGGTGATGGCGGGGGAAAAGATCGCCGAGGGTGAAATTGCCAATGCCTTCGCCTTCATCGGCGCCGGCGGGCACCATTCGGGGAAGAGCTATTTCGGTGGATACTGCTGCTTCAACGATGTGGCCCTGTGCATCGTAAACCTGCGCGAGAAGCACGGTCTCGAGCGTTTCGCCATCGTCGACACCGATGCCCACCACGGGGACGGCACGCGGGACCTTTTCTCAGACGACCCCGACATCCTCCACGTCTGTATCTGCGGCACCGATTACGAATCGCCCGACGGAACGAAAGTGGACGTGGCCTACCCGAGCCCCTGGTGGGGCCGGGGAAGGGGAGAGGACCGAAGGCCCATGAACGACGTCTACTTCGAGCTGGTCGAAAAGCACGTTCCCCGCCGGGTAAGGGAATTCAAGCCTGACCTTCTTTTCTGGTACTTCGGATTCGACACCCACCGGGGCGACTACGGCGACATCGGCCTTACCGCCCCCTGCTTCATGGATATCGCCCGCCTGATGCTGGATGTCTCAGAGGAAGCATGCGGGGGAAGGCTCGCGGTGGTCCTCGGCGGCGGCTCACACACAAAGCTGGCCACGTCCCTGATACCGCCCATCATAGAGGGACTGGCCGGGCTCAAAACGGGGGAGCCCCCCCGATAG
- the carB gene encoding carbamoyl-phosphate synthase large subunit, whose product MGKRDDIDKVMIIGSGPIVIGQACEFDYSGTQACKALRALGYKIVLVNSNPATIMTDPGMADATYIEPLNLARMTQIIEKERPDGLLPNLGGQSGLNLSSELAKEGVLEKYGLKIIGVAEDAIKRGEDRIAFKETMDKLGLSLPKSAHAYSVEEAEQIAADLGYPVVIRPAYTLGGTGGGLVYNVEELRTIVARGISASLIGQVLIEESVLGWEELELEVVRDAKNQIITVCFIENVDAMGVHTGDSFCTAPMLTIDPELQRRLQEYSYAIVEAIQVIGGTNIQFAHDPKTGRVVVIEINPRTSRSSALASKATGFPIALVSAKLAGGLTLDDLPYWRGGTLENYEPWGEYVVVKFARWAFEKFRDSEDKLGTQMKAVGEVMSIATTYKEALQKSIRSLEIERYGLGFARDYRDKPLEKLMELLAEPSSERQFVLYEALRKNADIDLLYERTHIKPWFLSQMKELVDLEEEILAWKGKELPDDLLVRAKKDGFADRYLARLLGTQESAIRKAQRDLGLAKAYRRLPVSGVEDAAYYYSTYNAPDEVATSERRKIMVLGGGPNRIGQGIEFDYCCVHAAFAIRDEGFESIMVNCNPETVSTDYDTSDKLYFEPLTVEDVLAIYEKERPEGVVVQFGGQTPLNIAGELMQAGVPIIGTSPDIIDLAEDRDRFRRMMREMGIPQPESGMASTLEEALDVAERIGYPLMVRPSYVLGGRAMHVVDDEEMLRIYMEEEAVEVSPERPILIDKFLSDAIEAEADAISDGTDTYVPAVMEHIELAGVHSGDSACVIPPISIPLKHVETIVEYTRRIALSLKVVGLMNIQYAIHDDTVYILEANPRASRTVPLVSKVCDVSMARVAMQVMLGKKLADLGLTRKNIPHFGVKEAVFPFNMFPEEDPVLSPEMKSTGEVLSIADSFGLAFHKAQEAAGGSLPDGGTVLITVDDRDKDASLEVCRQFVKLGFPIKATEGTQKFLARNGIESEHILKYHEGRPNIVDAIKNEEIHLIINTPGGRLSKHDDSYIRKAAIKYRVPYITTITGALAAARGIAAHQKGDSGVMSLQEWHSGITGQRETE is encoded by the coding sequence ATGGGGAAACGGGATGACATCGACAAGGTGATGATCATCGGGTCGGGGCCGATCGTGATCGGCCAGGCCTGCGAGTTCGACTATTCCGGCACACAGGCGTGCAAGGCCCTTCGGGCACTCGGCTACAAAATCGTCCTCGTCAACTCCAACCCCGCCACCATCATGACCGATCCCGGCATGGCCGATGCGACCTACATCGAGCCCCTGAACCTCGCCCGGATGACCCAGATCATCGAGAAGGAGAGGCCCGACGGCCTGCTCCCGAACCTGGGCGGACAGTCGGGGCTGAACCTCTCTTCCGAGCTTGCAAAGGAGGGGGTCCTGGAAAAATACGGGTTGAAGATAATCGGCGTGGCCGAGGACGCTATCAAGCGGGGGGAAGACAGGATCGCCTTCAAGGAAACCATGGACAAACTGGGCCTTTCGTTGCCGAAAAGCGCCCACGCCTACAGCGTCGAGGAAGCAGAGCAGATTGCCGCCGATCTTGGCTATCCCGTCGTCATCAGGCCCGCCTACACGCTGGGCGGGACCGGCGGTGGCCTCGTGTACAACGTGGAGGAGCTGCGGACCATCGTCGCCCGCGGCATCTCTGCGAGTCTCATCGGCCAGGTGCTCATCGAGGAGTCGGTCCTGGGGTGGGAGGAGCTCGAGCTCGAGGTTGTCAGGGACGCGAAGAACCAGATCATCACCGTCTGCTTCATCGAAAACGTCGACGCCATGGGCGTTCATACGGGAGACTCCTTCTGCACGGCTCCCATGCTGACCATCGACCCGGAGCTGCAGAGGCGGCTCCAGGAATATTCCTACGCCATCGTTGAGGCGATCCAGGTGATCGGCGGTACCAATATCCAGTTTGCCCACGACCCGAAGACCGGGCGGGTGGTGGTCATCGAGATCAATCCCAGGACCTCCCGGTCATCGGCCCTCGCCTCGAAAGCCACCGGCTTCCCTATAGCCCTGGTCTCGGCAAAGCTCGCAGGCGGCCTGACCCTCGACGACCTCCCCTACTGGAGGGGGGGAACCCTCGAGAACTATGAGCCCTGGGGCGAATATGTGGTGGTCAAGTTCGCTCGCTGGGCCTTCGAAAAGTTCAGGGACTCGGAGGACAAGCTGGGTACGCAGATGAAGGCGGTGGGAGAGGTGATGAGCATCGCCACGACCTACAAGGAGGCCCTCCAGAAATCTATCAGGTCCCTGGAAATAGAGAGGTACGGCCTTGGATTCGCCCGGGATTACCGTGACAAGCCCCTGGAGAAGCTGATGGAGCTCCTCGCCGAGCCATCGAGCGAGCGCCAGTTCGTCCTCTACGAAGCGCTCCGGAAGAACGCCGATATCGATCTCCTCTACGAGCGGACCCACATAAAGCCCTGGTTCCTCTCCCAGATGAAGGAGCTGGTCGACCTGGAGGAGGAGATCCTCGCATGGAAAGGGAAAGAGCTCCCCGACGACCTCCTGGTACGGGCCAAGAAAGACGGCTTTGCCGACCGCTACCTCGCCCGGCTTCTCGGCACGCAGGAGTCGGCGATACGCAAGGCCCAGAGGGATCTGGGGCTCGCGAAGGCCTACCGGCGCCTTCCCGTGAGCGGCGTCGAGGACGCGGCCTACTACTACTCCACCTACAACGCACCCGATGAGGTGGCCACCAGTGAGAGGCGGAAGATCATGGTCCTCGGCGGCGGCCCCAACCGCATCGGCCAGGGGATAGAGTTCGACTACTGCTGCGTGCACGCTGCCTTCGCGATCCGCGACGAGGGGTTCGAGTCGATCATGGTAAACTGCAACCCCGAAACGGTTTCCACCGACTACGACACCTCGGACAAGCTTTACTTCGAGCCCCTCACCGTGGAGGACGTGCTGGCAATTTACGAAAAGGAGAGGCCCGAGGGGGTGGTGGTCCAGTTCGGGGGACAGACCCCCCTGAACATCGCCGGGGAGCTCATGCAGGCCGGCGTACCGATCATCGGCACCTCGCCGGACATCATAGACCTGGCCGAGGACAGGGACCGCTTCCGCAGGATGATGCGGGAAATGGGCATCCCCCAGCCGGAGTCTGGCATGGCCAGCACCCTGGAAGAGGCCCTGGACGTCGCCGAAAGGATCGGCTACCCCCTGATGGTGCGGCCTTCATACGTTCTGGGGGGACGGGCGATGCACGTCGTGGATGACGAGGAGATGCTGCGCATTTACATGGAGGAGGAGGCGGTGGAGGTCTCACCGGAACGGCCCATCCTGATCGACAAGTTTTTGAGCGATGCCATCGAGGCAGAGGCCGATGCGATTTCAGACGGCACGGACACCTACGTACCCGCCGTGATGGAGCACATCGAGCTGGCCGGCGTCCACTCTGGCGACTCCGCCTGCGTGATCCCCCCCATCTCCATCCCCCTCAAACACGTGGAAACGATCGTCGAGTATACCCGGAGGATCGCCCTCTCCCTGAAAGTCGTGGGCCTCATGAACATCCAGTACGCCATCCACGACGACACGGTCTATATCCTCGAGGCAAACCCGAGAGCCTCCCGCACCGTTCCTCTCGTGTCCAAGGTGTGCGACGTTTCCATGGCGAGGGTGGCCATGCAGGTCATGCTCGGGAAAAAGCTCGCCGACCTGGGTCTCACAAGGAAAAACATACCCCACTTCGGGGTGAAGGAGGCGGTGTTTCCCTTCAACATGTTCCCGGAGGAAGATCCCGTCCTCTCGCCGGAGATGAAATCGACCGGGGAGGTCCTGTCGATAGCCGACTCATTCGGGCTCGCATTCCACAAAGCACAGGAAGCCGCAGGGGGCAGCCTGCCCGACGGGGGCACCGTTCTCATCACCGTGGACGACCGGGACAAGGATGCCTCCCTGGAAGTGTGCAGGCAGTTTGTCAAGCTCGGGTTCCCCATAAAGGCAACGGAAGGAACACAGAAGTTCCTGGCCAGAAACGGTATAGAGAGCGAGCATATCCTCAAGTACCACGAGGGCAGGCCCAACATCGTCGATGCGATCAAGAACGAGGAAATTCATCTGATCATCAATACCCCGGGCGGCCGCCTGAGCAAACACGACGATTCCTATATCCGGAAGGCTGCCATAAAATACCGGGTGCCGTACATAACCACCATAACCGGGGCCCTGGCCGCAGCCAGGGGTATCGCCGCGCACCAGAAGGGGGACTCCGGCGTGATGTCCCTCCAGGAATGGCACAGCGGGATCACCGGGCAAAGGGAGACCGAATAA